The Burkholderia pyrrocinia genome includes a region encoding these proteins:
- a CDS encoding Crp/Fnr family transcriptional regulator: MHDHLVAPPDAAVHPADAPPDPGPMPALSTLFGRCAWFRTLAPEHQALVLAQSRVEQCEAGDVIAHRLAPSEYWIGVHRGLLKLAIFNVSGRGCTFSGVPSGGWFGEGSVIKRELRKYEVVAIQRSIVLFVPVDTFHALLDTSLPFTRFVIHQLNNRMGEFIASIQNSRLLDVDARVAQALAQLFNPDLYPDTGPSLSISQEELGMLVGVSRQRINQALQQLEKLGALRLAYNQIDVVDLGALARFGMEQL, translated from the coding sequence ATGCACGACCACCTCGTTGCACCGCCCGACGCGGCTGTCCACCCGGCCGACGCGCCTCCCGACCCGGGCCCGATGCCGGCGCTGTCGACGCTGTTCGGCCGGTGCGCGTGGTTCCGCACGCTCGCGCCTGAACACCAGGCGCTGGTGCTCGCGCAGTCGCGCGTCGAGCAGTGCGAGGCCGGCGACGTGATCGCGCACCGGCTCGCGCCGTCCGAATACTGGATCGGCGTGCATCGCGGGCTGCTGAAGCTCGCGATCTTCAACGTGTCGGGGCGCGGCTGCACGTTTTCCGGCGTGCCGTCGGGCGGCTGGTTCGGCGAAGGCAGCGTGATCAAGCGCGAGCTGCGCAAGTACGAGGTCGTCGCGATCCAGCGCTCGATCGTGCTGTTCGTGCCGGTCGACACGTTCCATGCGCTGCTCGACACGAGCCTGCCGTTCACGCGCTTCGTGATCCACCAGTTGAACAACCGGATGGGCGAGTTCATCGCGTCGATCCAGAACAGCCGGCTGCTCGACGTCGATGCGCGCGTCGCACAGGCACTCGCGCAGCTCTTCAACCCCGACCTGTATCCGGACACCGGCCCGTCGCTGTCGATCTCGCAGGAGGAACTGGGGATGCTCGTCGGCGTGTCGCGGCAGCGGATCAACCAGGCGCTGCAGCAGCTCGAGAAGCTTGGCGCGCTGCGGCTCGCGTACAACCAGATCGATGTCGTCGATCTGGGTGCGCTCGCGCGCTTCGGCATGGAGCAGCTCTGA
- a CDS encoding efflux RND transporter permease subunit, translated as MWIVNLALRRPYTFIVMAIMIVLATPLALMRTPVDVLPAINIPVISVIWNYGGFSATAMTNRITAVHERILTTTVNNIQHVESTSLPGIAVVKVFLQPGANVQTAIAQTVSSAQAIVRQMPQGATPPLVITYSASSIPVIQLGLSSTTLSEQSLADIALNFLRPQLITIPGAQVPFPYGGRTRVVAIDLDSQALLAKGLTPADIVNAVNAQNLVLPTGTAKMGPTEYRIDTNASADTIADINNLPIQTVNGATTYLREVAAVRDGFAPQTNVVRQNGRRGVLVSILKTGDASTLKVVSDLKALLPKVIPTLPEGLTITPLFDQSVFVNAAVQGVIHEALIAAVLTAMMILLFLGNWRSTLIIAISIPLSIFTSLIALAALGETINIMTLGGLALAVGILVDDATVTIENIERHLHLGMRPAAPSVPSAPLGGQRPTGAWGSSFSANLHEAILEGAGEIAVPAFVSTLCICIVFVPMFFLTGVARFLFVPLAEAVVFAMLASYVLSRTLVPTLAMLLFRPQQASTGPDHGTSHFARIHHAFNDAFERLRAWYIVLLSMLLVRRRFYAMCFLAFCVLSTGLVFVLGRDFFPNADSGNLRLHMRAPTGYRIEETARLADQVERVIREAVPPDELGAIVDNLGLPGSGINLSYSNTGTIGSLDGELLIALKPGHRATQHYVQTLRKLLPERFPGVEFFFQPSDIITQILNFGQPAAIDVQVLGNDLASNMTIASSLMKKVRQIPGAVDVHVLQRNDEPTLLADMDRTRMQQLNLSAQNVAQNMLISLSGSSQTTPSFWINPRTGVQYPLQIQTPQYSISSIDDLLGTPISASGRTGMPLQLLGNLVQMRSVAAPAVITHYNIRPAIDLYVSVEGRDLGSVAGEIERIVSDARATLPRGTDLTMRGQVETMRTSYIGLGAGVAMAIVLVYLLIVVNFQSWLDPLIIISAMPAALAGIAWMLFITGTHLSVPALTGAIMTVGVATANSILVVSFARQRLAAGAPPLTAALEAGATRIRPVLMTALAMIIGMVPMALGLGEGAEQNAPLGRAVIGGLLFATVSTLLFVPLVFGGVHSRLARRRARQAGH; from the coding sequence ATGTGGATCGTCAATCTCGCGCTCAGGCGCCCCTACACGTTCATCGTCATGGCCATCATGATCGTGCTGGCCACCCCGCTTGCGCTGATGCGCACGCCCGTCGACGTGCTGCCTGCGATCAACATCCCCGTGATCAGCGTGATCTGGAATTACGGCGGCTTCTCCGCGACGGCGATGACGAACCGCATCACGGCCGTGCATGAACGGATCCTGACGACGACCGTCAACAACATCCAGCATGTCGAATCGACGTCGCTGCCCGGCATCGCGGTCGTGAAGGTGTTCCTGCAGCCCGGCGCGAACGTGCAGACGGCGATCGCGCAGACCGTGTCGTCCGCGCAGGCGATCGTGCGGCAGATGCCGCAGGGCGCGACGCCGCCGCTCGTGATCACCTATTCCGCATCGAGCATCCCGGTGATCCAGCTCGGGCTGTCGAGCACGACACTCAGCGAACAGTCGCTCGCCGACATCGCGCTCAACTTCCTGCGCCCGCAACTGATCACGATTCCCGGCGCGCAGGTGCCGTTCCCGTATGGCGGCCGCACGCGCGTGGTCGCGATCGATCTCGATTCGCAGGCGCTGCTCGCGAAGGGCCTCACGCCGGCCGACATCGTCAACGCGGTCAACGCGCAGAACCTCGTGCTGCCGACCGGCACCGCGAAGATGGGCCCGACCGAATACCGGATCGACACGAACGCGTCGGCCGACACGATCGCCGACATCAACAACCTGCCGATCCAGACCGTCAACGGCGCGACGACCTACCTGCGCGAGGTCGCGGCGGTGCGCGACGGCTTCGCGCCGCAAACCAACGTCGTGCGCCAGAACGGCCGGCGCGGCGTGCTCGTGTCGATCCTGAAAACCGGCGACGCGTCGACGCTCAAGGTCGTGTCGGACCTGAAGGCGCTGCTGCCGAAGGTGATCCCGACGCTTCCCGAAGGGCTCACGATCACGCCGCTGTTCGACCAGTCGGTGTTCGTCAACGCGGCCGTACAGGGCGTGATCCACGAGGCGCTGATCGCCGCCGTGCTGACCGCGATGATGATCCTGCTGTTCCTCGGTAACTGGCGCAGCACGCTGATCATCGCGATCTCGATCCCGCTGTCGATCTTCACGTCGCTGATCGCGCTCGCCGCGCTCGGCGAGACCATCAACATCATGACGCTCGGCGGGCTCGCGCTCGCGGTCGGGATCCTGGTCGACGACGCGACCGTCACGATCGAGAACATCGAGCGGCACCTGCATCTCGGCATGCGCCCGGCCGCCCCAAGCGTGCCGAGCGCCCCCCTCGGGGGGCAGCGACCGACGGGAGCGTGGGGGTCGTCATTCAGCGCGAACCTGCACGAGGCGATCCTCGAAGGCGCCGGCGAGATCGCGGTGCCCGCGTTCGTATCGACGCTGTGCATCTGCATCGTGTTCGTGCCGATGTTCTTCCTGACGGGCGTCGCGCGCTTCCTGTTCGTGCCGCTCGCCGAGGCCGTCGTGTTCGCGATGCTCGCGTCGTACGTGCTGTCGCGCACGCTCGTGCCGACGCTCGCGATGCTGCTGTTCCGCCCGCAGCAGGCCAGCACCGGCCCCGATCACGGGACGTCGCATTTCGCGCGCATCCATCACGCGTTCAACGACGCGTTCGAGCGGCTGCGTGCGTGGTACATCGTGCTGCTCAGCATGCTGCTCGTGCGCCGCCGCTTCTACGCGATGTGCTTCCTCGCCTTCTGCGTGCTGTCGACCGGCCTCGTGTTCGTGCTCGGCCGCGACTTCTTTCCGAACGCCGATTCCGGCAACCTCCGGCTGCACATGCGCGCGCCGACCGGCTACCGGATCGAGGAAACCGCGCGCCTCGCCGACCAGGTCGAGCGCGTGATCCGCGAAGCCGTGCCGCCCGACGAGCTCGGCGCGATCGTCGACAACCTCGGCCTGCCCGGGAGCGGCATCAACCTGTCGTACAGCAACACCGGCACCATCGGCTCGCTCGACGGCGAACTGCTGATCGCGCTGAAGCCCGGCCACCGCGCGACCCAGCATTACGTGCAGACGCTGCGCAAGCTGCTGCCCGAACGCTTCCCGGGCGTCGAGTTCTTCTTCCAGCCGTCGGACATCATCACGCAGATCCTCAACTTCGGGCAGCCGGCCGCGATCGACGTGCAGGTGCTCGGCAACGATCTCGCGAGTAACATGACAATCGCGAGCAGCCTGATGAAAAAGGTCAGGCAAATCCCCGGCGCCGTCGACGTGCACGTCCTGCAGCGCAACGACGAACCGACCCTGCTGGCCGACATGGACCGTACGCGCATGCAGCAGCTCAATCTCTCCGCGCAGAACGTCGCGCAGAACATGCTGATCTCGCTGTCCGGCAGTTCGCAGACGACCCCGTCGTTCTGGATCAACCCGCGAACCGGCGTCCAGTACCCACTGCAGATCCAGACCCCGCAATACAGCATCTCGTCGATCGACGACCTGCTCGGCACGCCGATCTCGGCCAGCGGCCGCACGGGCATGCCGCTGCAGTTGCTCGGCAACCTGGTGCAGATGCGCAGCGTCGCAGCCCCGGCCGTGATCACGCACTACAACATCCGCCCGGCAATCGACCTGTACGTGAGCGTCGAGGGCCGCGATCTCGGCTCGGTCGCGGGCGAGATCGAACGCATCGTGTCCGACGCGCGCGCGACACTGCCGCGCGGCACCGACCTGACGATGCGCGGGCAGGTCGAGACGATGCGCACGTCGTATATCGGCCTCGGCGCGGGCGTCGCGATGGCGATCGTGCTCGTCTACCTGCTGATCGTCGTCAATTTCCAGTCGTGGCTCGACCCGCTGATCATCATCAGTGCGATGCCGGCCGCGCTCGCCGGCATCGCGTGGATGCTGTTCATCACCGGCACGCACCTGAGCGTGCCCGCGCTGACGGGCGCGATCATGACGGTGGGCGTCGCGACCGCGAACAGCATTCTCGTCGTGTCGTTCGCGCGCCAGCGCCTCGCGGCCGGCGCGCCGCCGCTCACGGCCGCGCTGGAGGCCGGCGCGACGCGGATCCGGCCGGTGCTGATGACGGCGCTCGCGATGATCATCGGGATGGTGCCGATGGCGCTCGGGCTCGGCGAAGGCGCCGAGCAGAACGCGCCGCTCGGCCGCGCGGTGATCGGCGGGCTGCTGTTCGCGACCGTTTCGACTTTGCTGTTCGTGCCGCTCGTGTTCGGCGGCGTGCATTCGCGGCTGGCCCGCCGGCGCGCGCGCCAGGCCGGACACTGA
- a CDS encoding efflux RND transporter periplasmic adaptor subunit has product MEEKHHSSVGIQVDEHGMHLPTRTSVSRRARLVLIVIGVLLAAGAARTIVVNVLNRNRLDAVAEQNTRQYVNVVHPVDAATGGKLTLPGTLRGFVEAPIYARASGYVLRWQADIGAHVKQGQLLAELDTPELNQELAQATAQRQQAQAALALAKTSFDRAQQLRQRDAVSQQELDDRQGAFNQGSANLAAADANMRRLTELKGFQRIVAPIDGIVTQRNVDVGDLVSSGNAGRSLFTVVQGDRLRLYVQVPQAYAQQVKVGLHVRVAQAELPGQTFDGTITRTSGAIDVATRSLQIEITLPNPDGRLLPGAYVQATLPMTPVGRLQIPASTLLFRAEGPTVATVDANGQVRLKPVTIVRTIGQTLEVDGSITPNDRLVANPGDALANGDPVVVSTPAAKPASAVAGAKS; this is encoded by the coding sequence ATGGAAGAGAAACATCACAGTTCCGTCGGCATCCAGGTGGACGAACACGGCATGCACCTGCCGACGCGCACGTCGGTGTCGCGGCGCGCACGGCTCGTCTTGATCGTGATCGGCGTGCTGCTGGCCGCCGGCGCCGCGCGTACGATCGTCGTCAACGTGCTGAACCGCAACCGGCTCGACGCGGTTGCCGAGCAGAACACGCGCCAGTACGTGAACGTCGTGCATCCGGTCGACGCCGCCACCGGCGGCAAGCTGACGCTGCCCGGCACGCTGCGCGGCTTCGTCGAAGCGCCGATCTACGCGCGTGCGAGCGGCTACGTGCTGCGCTGGCAGGCCGACATCGGCGCACACGTGAAGCAGGGGCAACTGCTCGCCGAACTCGACACGCCCGAGCTGAACCAGGAACTCGCGCAGGCCACCGCCCAGCGCCAGCAGGCGCAGGCGGCGCTCGCGCTCGCGAAGACGTCGTTCGACCGCGCGCAGCAGTTGCGCCAGCGCGATGCCGTATCGCAGCAGGAACTCGACGACCGGCAAGGCGCGTTCAACCAGGGCTCCGCGAACCTCGCCGCGGCCGATGCGAACATGCGCCGGCTCACCGAACTGAAGGGCTTCCAGCGGATCGTCGCGCCGATCGACGGGATCGTCACGCAGCGCAACGTCGACGTCGGCGATCTCGTCAGCTCCGGCAACGCGGGCCGCTCGCTGTTCACGGTCGTGCAGGGCGACCGGCTGCGCCTCTACGTGCAGGTGCCGCAGGCCTACGCGCAGCAGGTGAAGGTCGGCCTGCACGTGCGCGTCGCGCAGGCCGAGCTGCCGGGCCAGACCTTCGACGGCACGATCACGCGCACCTCCGGGGCGATCGACGTCGCGACGCGTTCGCTGCAGATCGAGATCACGCTGCCGAACCCGGACGGCCGGCTGCTGCCCGGCGCGTACGTGCAGGCAACGCTGCCGATGACGCCGGTCGGACGCCTGCAGATCCCGGCCAGTACGCTGCTGTTCCGCGCCGAAGGCCCGACTGTCGCGACCGTCGACGCGAACGGCCAGGTCCGCCTGAAACCGGTGACGATCGTGCGCACGATCGGGCAGACGCTCGAAGTCGACGGGTCGATCACGCCGAACGACCGCCTCGTCGCGAACCCGGGCGACGCGCTCGCGAACGGCGACCCGGTCGTCGTGTCGACGCCGGCCGCGAAACCGGCATCCGCCGTCGCGGGAGCGAAGTCGTGA
- a CDS encoding efflux transporter outer membrane subunit — MRVRVRPVALAAVAAAAALAGCTVGPDYQRPPVDTPAAWRLDPADAYWHPAAPARAPLDPAWWTAFGDLQLDALETDALRNNQNLKAVAARYDQAKATLASVASAQYPAVGLNASGQRFKISADRPQTNYATQSMSTVQNDIQVGASVSYELDLFGRVRRSVESAQASTEQAHDDFANARLVLTADLASSYFALREFDTEIDVVKRSIDLQQKALDYVSARHDLGAVSGLDLFQQRAQLDATRTQAQLLIQQRAQVETAIATLVGTPAPAFSLPPRVVPINAPALPTGMPSDLLQRRPDVASAERAMAAANAQIGVARAAYFPRIALSPDLGWDATRFAGLFTVPALLWSVGASVSQPLFEGGKLKAGVDFAQAGYVAAQAGYRQTVLTAFQEVQNAVTGLSVLAQAAQQASAAVDDARRLVSLAQDRYAGGLTPFIDVLTAQQQLLTSERQAVQIQGQRAALVVFLAKALGGGWDGGATGGPAPSDVAAAGPQRTAGVGP; from the coding sequence ATGCGCGTTCGCGTGCGGCCCGTGGCGCTCGCCGCCGTCGCGGCGGCCGCCGCCCTCGCCGGCTGCACGGTCGGCCCCGACTACCAGCGCCCGCCCGTCGATACGCCGGCCGCGTGGCGGCTCGACCCGGCCGACGCGTACTGGCACCCGGCCGCACCCGCCCGCGCGCCGCTCGATCCGGCGTGGTGGACCGCGTTCGGCGATCTGCAGCTCGACGCGCTGGAAACCGACGCGCTGCGCAACAACCAGAACCTCAAGGCCGTCGCCGCGCGCTACGACCAGGCGAAGGCGACGCTCGCGTCGGTCGCGTCCGCGCAATATCCGGCCGTGGGCCTGAACGCGAGCGGCCAGCGCTTCAAGATCTCCGCCGACCGGCCTCAGACCAACTACGCGACGCAGAGCATGTCGACCGTGCAGAACGATATCCAGGTCGGCGCGAGCGTCAGCTACGAACTCGACCTGTTCGGCCGCGTGCGGCGCAGCGTCGAATCCGCGCAGGCGAGCACCGAGCAGGCGCACGACGACTTCGCGAACGCGCGCCTCGTGCTGACCGCCGATCTCGCATCGAGCTATTTCGCGCTGCGCGAGTTCGACACCGAGATCGACGTCGTCAAGCGTTCGATCGACTTGCAGCAGAAGGCGCTCGACTACGTGAGCGCACGCCACGACCTCGGCGCGGTGTCGGGCCTCGACCTGTTCCAGCAGCGCGCGCAGCTCGACGCAACGCGCACGCAGGCGCAGTTGCTGATCCAGCAGCGCGCGCAGGTCGAAACCGCGATCGCGACGCTGGTCGGCACGCCGGCCCCCGCATTCTCGCTGCCGCCGCGCGTGGTGCCGATCAACGCGCCCGCGCTGCCGACCGGCATGCCGAGCGACCTGCTGCAGCGGCGGCCCGACGTCGCATCGGCCGAGCGCGCGATGGCCGCCGCGAACGCGCAGATCGGCGTCGCGCGCGCCGCGTATTTCCCGCGCATCGCGCTGTCGCCGGACCTCGGCTGGGACGCGACGCGCTTCGCGGGCCTGTTCACCGTGCCGGCGCTGCTGTGGTCGGTCGGCGCGTCGGTCAGCCAGCCGCTGTTCGAAGGCGGCAAGCTGAAGGCCGGCGTCGATTTCGCGCAGGCCGGCTATGTCGCCGCGCAGGCCGGCTACCGGCAGACCGTGCTCACCGCGTTCCAGGAGGTGCAGAATGCGGTGACGGGCCTGTCGGTGCTGGCCCAGGCCGCACAGCAGGCATCGGCGGCCGTCGACGACGCGCGCCGGCTCGTGTCGCTCGCGCAGGATCGCTACGCGGGCGGCCTGACGCCGTTCATCGACGTGCTGACGGCCCAGCAGCAACTGCTGACGAGCGAGCGCCAGGCCGTGCAGATCCAGGGCCAGCGTGCGGCGCTCGTCGTATTTCTCGCGAAGGCGCTCGGCGGCGGCTGGGACGGCGGTGCGACGGGCGGCCCCGCGCCGTCCGACGTCGCGGCGGCGGGCCCGCAGCGCACCGCGGGCGTCGGCCCTTAA
- a CDS encoding heavy metal response regulator transcription factor, translated as MKVLIVEDEPKVVEYLKSGLTEEGWVVDTALDGEDGAWKAVEFDYDVVVLDVMLPKLDGFGVLRALRAQKQTPVIMLTARDRVDDRVRGLRGGADDYLTKPFSFLELIERLRALTRRARVQESTLISIGDLRVDLIGRRATRDGTRLDLTAQEFQLLGVLARRSGDVLSKTTIAELVWDVNFDSNANVVETAIKRLRAKLDGPFADKLLHTIRGMGYVLEAREDGDSERRA; from the coding sequence ATGAAAGTCCTGATCGTCGAAGACGAACCGAAAGTCGTCGAATACCTGAAGAGCGGCCTGACCGAGGAAGGCTGGGTCGTCGACACCGCGCTCGACGGCGAGGACGGTGCGTGGAAGGCGGTCGAATTCGACTACGACGTGGTCGTGCTCGACGTGATGCTGCCGAAGCTGGACGGCTTCGGCGTGCTGCGCGCGTTGCGCGCGCAGAAGCAGACGCCCGTCATCATGCTGACCGCGCGCGACCGCGTCGACGATCGCGTGCGCGGGCTGCGCGGCGGCGCCGACGACTACCTGACCAAGCCGTTCTCGTTCCTCGAACTGATCGAACGGCTGCGCGCGCTGACGCGCCGCGCGCGCGTGCAGGAATCGACGCTGATCTCGATCGGCGACCTGCGCGTCGACCTGATCGGCCGCCGCGCGACCCGCGACGGCACGCGCCTCGACCTGACCGCGCAGGAATTCCAGCTGCTCGGCGTGCTCGCGCGGCGCAGCGGCGACGTGCTGTCGAAGACGACGATCGCCGAACTCGTGTGGGACGTGAACTTCGACAGCAACGCGAACGTCGTCGAGACGGCGATCAAGCGCCTGCGCGCGAAACTCGACGGCCCGTTCGCAGACAAGCTGCTGCACACGATCCGCGGCATGGGTTACGTGCTCGAAGCGCGCGAGGACGGCGACAGCGAGCGGCGCGCATGA
- a CDS encoding heavy metal sensor histidine kinase yields MKRSIILRLSAMFGIVSLLVFTLVGCGLFVMMERQLFAELRATIDTRAKVAQMIVSHATTAARGRLMQEKLADLEPPDGSTHYQVVSPNPAFRFGSPVNGVPVGAPFGAFQRYALNDSSYAVMTKTVTLAGAGERPTLQLIVATSCERTQRMLRRFGWTLAALIATATVITLLLSRAVARFGLAPLDRLSQDAATVSATNRRQRLHTDALPTELRDLATAFNGALDRIQQTYARLEAFNADVAHELRTPISILIGQTQVALTSRDRSVDRMRQTLQSNLEEFERLRVIINDMLFLSRSDRGERATDLKDVSLADEVRRMLDFLEIPLDEAQLRAELHGDARAAVDPSLFRRAMTNLLINAIQHSAPGATVNVTITRRDALVEMSVANPGEPIDAAQRSHVFERFYRLEEARANSKENHGLGLSIVKAVAEMHGGGVFVACSGGVNTFGFSVSTQPCASGPLRPDDSAGPDDSAGPADAPDTRPAHAPRALH; encoded by the coding sequence ATGAAACGCTCGATCATCCTGCGGCTCTCGGCGATGTTCGGCATCGTGTCGCTGCTCGTGTTCACGCTGGTCGGCTGCGGGCTGTTCGTGATGATGGAGCGCCAGCTGTTCGCCGAGTTGCGCGCGACGATCGACACGCGCGCCAAGGTCGCCCAGATGATCGTGTCGCACGCGACCACGGCCGCCCGCGGCCGCCTCATGCAGGAAAAGCTCGCCGATCTCGAACCGCCCGACGGCTCGACGCACTACCAGGTCGTCAGTCCGAACCCGGCGTTCCGCTTCGGCAGCCCCGTCAACGGCGTGCCCGTCGGCGCGCCGTTCGGCGCGTTCCAACGCTACGCGCTCAACGACAGCAGCTACGCGGTGATGACGAAGACCGTCACGCTGGCGGGCGCGGGCGAGCGGCCGACGCTGCAACTGATCGTCGCGACGTCGTGCGAGCGTACCCAGCGGATGCTGCGCCGCTTCGGCTGGACCCTCGCCGCGCTGATCGCGACCGCCACCGTCATCACGCTGCTGCTGAGCCGCGCGGTCGCGCGCTTCGGGCTCGCGCCACTCGACCGGCTGTCGCAGGACGCGGCGACCGTGAGCGCCACGAACCGCCGCCAGCGGCTGCATACCGACGCGTTGCCGACCGAGTTGCGCGATCTCGCCACCGCGTTCAACGGTGCGCTCGATCGCATCCAGCAAACCTACGCGCGGCTCGAAGCGTTCAACGCCGACGTTGCGCACGAACTGCGCACGCCGATCAGCATCCTGATCGGCCAGACCCAGGTCGCGCTGACGAGCCGCGACCGCTCGGTCGACCGGATGCGTCAGACACTGCAATCGAACCTCGAGGAATTCGAGCGGCTGCGCGTGATCATCAACGACATGCTGTTCCTGTCGCGCAGCGACCGCGGCGAACGCGCGACCGACCTGAAGGACGTGTCGCTCGCCGACGAGGTGCGGCGCATGCTCGACTTCCTCGAAATCCCGCTCGACGAGGCGCAGCTGCGCGCCGAACTGCACGGCGATGCGCGCGCGGCCGTCGATCCGTCGCTGTTCCGCCGCGCGATGACGAACCTGCTGATCAATGCGATCCAGCACTCGGCGCCCGGTGCGACGGTGAACGTGACGATCACGCGCCGCGACGCGCTCGTCGAAATGTCCGTCGCGAACCCCGGCGAGCCGATCGACGCCGCCCAGCGCTCGCACGTGTTCGAGCGCTTCTACCGGCTCGAGGAAGCACGCGCGAACAGCAAGGAAAACCACGGGCTCGGGCTGTCGATCGTCAAGGCCGTGGCCGAGATGCACGGCGGCGGCGTGTTCGTCGCGTGTTCGGGCGGCGTCAATACGTTCGGTTTCTCGGTGTCGACGCAACCTTGCGCGAGCGGCCCGCTGCGCCCGGACGATTCAGCCGGCCCGGACGATTCAGCCGGCCCGGCCGATGCGCCCGACACGCGGCCGGCGCACGCGCCGCGCGCATTGCACTGA
- a CDS encoding LysE family translocator, with protein MSMLVSMAAFALASSITPGPVNIVALSAGARHGLGASLRYAAGATLGFVALFLLIGLGLHAALVRWPVLTTATQWSGIAFLLYMALRLALDDGRLSADPDVAGPSAAAGAAMQWLNPKAWLACVAAMGAYAADGDRTQVWQFAALYLVICFASIACWAYAGASLRHRLANARRMRMFNRLMALLLAGSALFLLDV; from the coding sequence ATGAGCATGCTGGTTTCGATGGCCGCGTTCGCGCTCGCCTCGTCGATCACCCCCGGTCCCGTCAACATCGTCGCGCTCAGCGCGGGTGCGCGCCACGGCCTCGGCGCGAGCCTGCGCTATGCGGCCGGCGCGACGCTCGGCTTCGTCGCGCTGTTCCTGCTGATCGGCCTCGGCCTGCACGCGGCGCTGGTGCGCTGGCCCGTGCTGACGACCGCCACGCAATGGTCGGGGATCGCGTTCCTGCTGTATATGGCGCTGCGGCTCGCGCTCGATGACGGCCGGCTGTCGGCCGACCCGGACGTGGCCGGCCCGTCGGCGGCGGCCGGCGCGGCGATGCAGTGGCTGAATCCGAAGGCGTGGCTCGCGTGCGTGGCCGCGATGGGCGCATATGCGGCCGATGGCGACCGCACGCAGGTCTGGCAATTCGCCGCGCTGTATCTGGTGATCTGTTTCGCGTCGATCGCATGCTGGGCGTATGCGGGGGCTTCGCTGCGGCACCGGCTCGCGAATGCGCGGCGCATGCGCATGTTCAACCGGTTGATGGCACTGCTGCTCGCGGGCAGCGCGCTGTTCCTGCTCGACGTGTAG
- a CDS encoding AraC family transcriptional regulator gives MSRTVNRSVVPSPFWRDAALPFIEARTVDDGRAICYAKHTHDTFSVGAIVGGTSTYLNGATNEHVGRGVLVIIDPEQVHACNPYGPDVWAYRMVYVDVPWLARLQHSLGRDPNCDFHGFSPKLTERRDLFAQFGGFYRTLVSPGIEPLGKESAAVEFFTALHGALDRELPDTRPGDDNAKLARAADYIAAHCREGVTLDAICAAADLSPSYLIRAFNARYGMTPHAFLVDRRVQYGRTELRRGRPIAEVALDAGFADQAHFQRAFRRIAAATPGQYRGATS, from the coding sequence GTGAGCCGTACCGTCAACCGATCCGTCGTGCCGTCGCCGTTCTGGCGCGATGCCGCGCTGCCGTTCATCGAGGCACGCACCGTCGACGACGGGCGCGCGATCTGCTACGCGAAGCACACGCACGACACGTTTTCGGTGGGCGCGATCGTCGGCGGCACCAGCACCTATCTGAACGGCGCGACCAACGAGCACGTCGGGCGCGGCGTGCTCGTGATCATCGATCCGGAGCAGGTGCATGCGTGCAATCCGTATGGCCCCGACGTGTGGGCGTACCGGATGGTCTACGTCGACGTGCCATGGCTCGCGCGGCTGCAGCATTCGCTGGGCCGCGATCCGAACTGCGATTTTCACGGGTTTTCGCCGAAGTTGACCGAGCGGCGCGACCTGTTCGCGCAATTTGGCGGCTTCTACCGCACACTCGTGTCGCCCGGCATCGAGCCGCTCGGCAAGGAGAGCGCGGCAGTCGAATTCTTCACGGCGCTGCATGGCGCGCTTGATCGCGAACTGCCCGACACGCGGCCCGGGGACGACAACGCGAAGCTCGCGCGCGCGGCCGACTATATCGCCGCGCACTGCCGCGAGGGCGTCACGCTCGATGCGATCTGCGCGGCGGCCGACCTGTCGCCGTCGTACCTGATCCGCGCATTCAACGCGCGCTACGGCATGACGCCGCATGCGTTCCTGGTCGATCGACGCGTGCAATACGGCCGCACGGAGCTGCGCCGCGGCCGGCCGATCGCCGAGGTCGCGCTCGACGCGGGCTTTGCGGACCAGGCGCATTTCCAGCGTGCGTTCCGGCGGATCGCGGCCGCGACGCCCGGGCAGTACCGCGGTGCGACAAGCTGA